The nucleotide window GGCTCAGGACACGGCGGCGCGACGCCGCTCCGCGAGGTGGGAGCCCACGGCGAACTCATTGACAATATTGTCGGATACCTTGCGGCGGCGGCCGTCGACGCCAAGCTCGGGGAACAGCAGCTCGGCGACGCGATAGGCCTCTTCCAGGTGCGGATAGCCCGAGCCGATGAAGGTCTCGATGCCGATCTCCTGATATTCGCGGATGCGGGCGGCGACGCTTTTCGGATCGCCCACCAGCGCGGTGCCCGCCCCGCGCCGCACCAGGCCGATGCCGGCCCACAGGTTGGGCGCGATCTCCAGCTTGTTGCGGTCGCCGGGCTGGAGCGCGGCCATGCGCGCCTGCCCCACCGAATCCATCTCCACCTTGAAGCGCTTCTGCGCGCTTTCGATCTGCTCGTCGGAAACCTGGGAAATGAGACGGTCAGCGGCGGCCCAGGCCTCGGCCCCGGTCTCGCGCACGATGAAATGGATCCGCAGGCCGAACTTCAGCTTGCGGCCGCGCCTGGCGGCCCGCGCCTGCACGTCGGCAAGCTTGTCTTTGAGGATATGGGGCGGCTCGCCCCAGGAGAGATAGACGCTGGTGTGCTCGGCCGCGACCTCGTGGCCGGCTTCCGACGAGCCGCCGAACCACAAAGGCGGATGGGGCTGCTGCACCACCGGGAAGTCGAGCCGGCCGTGCTCCACCCGGTAGTATTTGCCCGAGTGGTCCACGGTCTTGCCGGCCACCAGATCGCGCCAGATCTTCAGGAATTCATCGGCCTGGGCGTAGCGGGCGTCGTGGTCGAGGAAGATGCCGTCGGCGGCGAGTTCCGCCGGATGGCCGCCCACCACCACGTTGAGGAGAAGGCGGCCGTCGCTGAGCCGGTCGAGGGCCGCCGCCTGCCGCGCGGCGAAGGCCGGCGTGGTGACGCCGGGGCGCAGCGCCACCAGGAATTTCAGCCGCTCGGTGGCGGTGGCAAGGCCGGCAGCGGTGATCCAGCTGTCCTCGCAGCTCTGGCCGGTGGGCAGGAGCACGCCCTTGAAGCCGAGCCGGTCCACCGCCTGCGCCACCTCGCGGAAGTAGGCGAATTCCGGCGGGCGTTGCCGCGTCTCCGAACCCAGATAGGCGCCGTCGCCGTGGGTCGGGATGAACCAGAAGATGTCCGGGCTCTGTGAGGCGGGGGTGGCGGGAAGGGGAACGGGGTGACTCATGGGAAGCTCCGTCATTTCCCTGAAAATGACGGGCAATTATGCATAATGTCAATAGAATTTGTTGAATTAGGTGTGATCCGTGCCGTCGCAGCCCTTTGCAGGGCGCGTGGGCCTTCAGGATGCAGGATTTCTTCCGGCCGCGCGCAGGGCGTCGCGCAGCTTGTCGGCCTCCTCGCAACCCGTCGGGTAGCAGAGCAGGCGGATCAGCTCGAGGTTCTTCTCGGCCTTCCTGAAGTCGCCGACGGCGATGAAAAGCTCGCCCTGATATTCCAGCGCCGGGCGATGGGCGGGATCATAGAACAGGGCTTCCTTGTACCAGCGCGCCGCCTCGTCGTAGCGCTTCAGGTTGCGGTTGGCGAAGCCGATGAGATTGTAGAGGTCGGCATGGCGCACCGTGGCCGTCAGCGGCATCAGCAGCGCCAGCGCCCGCTCATAGTCGCCGGCATAGATGGCCGCCCGGCTCTGCGAGAGGTCGGGCAGGTCGGTGGAGGGGGCGGTGTCCATGGCGGCGGCCGGCAGGGCGGCCAGCAGCATGGTGGCGAAGGCGGCGCCCCGAAATCCAGCGCCGGTCACGCCGCGTCCCGCCGGCTGCCGCCATCCTCGCCCATGGCGGCGAGGATGCGCCGCTTGAGCGCAACGAAATCCGCATCCGCCCGGTCGCGGGGGAAGGGCAGGTCGATGGTGAGGTCCTCCACCACGCGGCCGGGATTGGCGCTCATCACCACCACTCGGTGGCTGAGATAGACCGCCTCCTCCACGTCGTGGGTGACGAGGATCATGGTGGTGCCCTCGGTCTCCCAGATGCGCTGGATCTCGGCCTGCAGATGCACGCGGGTGAGGGCGTCCAGCGCGCCCAGGGGCTCGTCCAGCAGCAGGATTTCCGGCCGGCTGGCAAGGCCGCGGGCGATGGCGCCGCGCTGGGCCATGCCGCCGGACAATTCGTGGGGATAGGCCTTCTGGAAGCCGGAGAGGCCCACGAGCGCGATATGCTCGGCCACCGCCTCCGCCTTTTCCTTCGCGCTCCAGCCGGAATTCTCCAGGCTGAGGCCGATGTTCTGCTCCAGCGTCAGCCAGGGCAGCAGGCGATGGTCCTGGAACACGATGCCGCGTGTGAGCGAGGTGCCGGTGATGCGGCGGCCGTTGAGCAGGATGTCGCCGCGATAATCTTCGTCCAGCCCCACCACGAGGCGCAGCAGGGTGGATTTCCCGCACCCGCTCGGCCCGACGATGGTGACAAAGGCACCGGGCTCGACGTCGAAGCTCACATGGGAGAGCACGTTGACGAGGGGCCGGCCCGGCAGGGCATAGGTCTTCGACACATTGCGGAATTCAAGATGTCCGGGAGTGGCCATGGTTTGGCTCCTAAGGTTCTGGGGTCAGCCGTCGTAGCCCTGCTTCCACTTCAGCACCCGTTTCTGGGCGACATACATGGAGCGGTCGATGGCGAAGCCCACGAGACCGATGATGACCATGCACACCAGCAGCTGGTCGGTGAGCAGCAGTCCCTGAGCACGGAAGATGAGGAAGCCGAGGCCCTCGAGGCCCGAAAGGCCTTCCGCCACCACCACCAGCGCCCAGGCCAGGCCCGCCGCATAGCGCAGCGAGACCATGATGGAGGGCATGGCGGCGGGCAGGATCACCTTGCGCACCAATTGCCAGCGGGTGAGGGTCAGGACCTTGGCAAGCTCGATATAGTTCTTTTCCACGTTGCGGATGCCCTGCAAGGTATTCAGGAACACCGGGAAGAAGACCGACTTGGCGATGACCAGCACCTTCGCCGGCGCGCCGATACCGAGCCACAGCACGATCAGGGGCAGCCACGCGATGCCGGGAATGTGGCGGATGGTGTCGAAGGTGGGCCCGAAGAACTGCTCCACCTTCCGCGAGAGCCCGGCCGCGATGCCGAGCACGATCGCCGCCACCGAGCCGTAGAGGAAGGCTTGCCCCACGATCTTGATGGAGGCGAGGAAGTCGAGGGCAAGGTGTTGCTTGGTCAGCATCTTCCAGAAGGCGGTGACCACCGTGATCGGTGCCGGTAGGAACACCGGGTCGATCCACCTGTTCGCCGCCGCGGTCTGCCACAGCACCAATATGGCGAAGGGCAGGATGAAGCCGATGAGATTGGGCCGCCGCGCGCCGAACAGGCCACCGGCAAACCGCGGCGCCGGGCGATCGACCGTGCCGGCCTCGACCGCCGCGGCTTCGATGGTGTCCGATGTATTGGCCATGTGCTGTGTGTCCGGATTGCGATAAAATACTTAAGTGTGAGCGTCTGAAGCGTGTCCCGGCGCCGTTTCGTCAGTTGTAGATGGAGTATTGGCCGCCGACGAAGAAGCGACCGTCGATGAAGGCGTCGATCTGCGCGCTGGTGAGGCCGCGCTCGGCGAGGATGTCATCGCCGTTTTCCACGTACCAGGCCTGGAAGGTCTTGATGGCATTGCGGGCGCGGTCGGCATTGGGCTCGCCGGCCATGAACTCCCACTCGCCCGCATGGGTGATCTGGAACTTGGCCACTTCCAGCGGCACGCGGGTCTTGTCGGCCACGATCTCGGCGGCCTCGTCCACGTGGTCGGAGGTCCATTCGCGGGTGCGCTCGCGGGCGGCGAGGAAGGCTTTGACCACCTGCGGATACTTGTTCACGAAATCGCGGCGGGCGAAGTAGGTGACGCGGCCGGCGTTGTTCACATAGACGCCGTCGTCCGGCGAGCGGCCCACCACCTTGAGCTTGCCGGAGAGCCACGCCCCGGCAAAGGCGCCGGCGGCCAGATGCGCCGTGGTGGCATCTGTCGCGCCCGAGAGCACGGAGGAGATGGCCACCGCCGCATTGTCGATGGAGGTGTAGCGGATGCGGCCCGGCTTGTCTCTGGAATCGAAGGGCAGGCCGGCCTTGGTGGTCACCTCGAACGGCGAGGACCAGTAGCAGGAGATGCGGCTCGAGCCGAACTTCTTGCCGTCGAGATCGGCCACCGAATTGATCTTGTCGTTGTCGGCGCGGGCGAGGATGGGCGCGCGGTAGCGGTTGGAGGGCTCGGACGCCCAGATGATGACGCCGTCGAGGCCGTTGGCCCGGTGCACGGTGGCCGGATAGATCATGCGCTGGGCGATGGCGATGGCCCCGCCGTTCACCGCCGCCGCCTCGGCGCCGAGGAGATCCGCCGCGCCCGAGGCAATGAGGTTCACCTTGGTGGTGCCGATCTTGTCGAAGGCGTCTTTGAAGAAGCCCTTCTCCTGCGCGATCACGGTCCACGGCGTGAGCTGGAGGTTGATGGAGGGCAGCGCCTCCTCCGCCCGCGCCGGGGTGAGGGTGAGCGCGAGTGCCAGGGTTGCGGAGATGAGGCCGGGCCGGACGGCGTGGGCAAGGGAAGGCTGGTGGGGCATGGGCGTCTCTCGGGGATGAAATGAGGCGGGCAGGCCAAGAATGGCTTGCAATGTACATATAGTCGACAGATTTTATATAAAATAGCAATCCGGCTTTCAAGCCCTGATCTGCCGCTGCGTCCATCATGGCGCCGGGGCGGTGGACGGGCCGGGGAGGCGGTTCGCAATCTCTTCTGTCGCTTGGCGAATTTCCGCTTCGGGTGCCGTGCCCATGTCCTTGATCCTGCTTCCGCGCCGGTCTGCCTTCCGTCTGCTGCTCGGCGGCGTCGCACTGGCTTTTCTCGTCGCGGCGGCCCTGGTCGCGGCCGGATTTGCGGTGGTCTCGGCGGGGGCGCGGGGACCTGCGCCGGATTTTTCCAGCCGGCCGCTGCGGGTGGGCGTCGGCTGGCTGCCACCGCCGGACACCCCCGACATGCGGCTCTACGTGGAGGAGGGATTCGAGCTGGATCTGGCCGCCGCGCTCGCCAGCGCCCTCGCCGCCGAACTTCGGCTGGTGCTCGTCGCGCCCGAGGCCGCCGAGCAGGCGCTGAAGGCCGGTGAGGTGGATCTGGTGGTGACCCGCGCCGGCGCCGAGGATCCCCTGCGCCGCCGCGCCCGGGTGGTGGAGACGGGCTTCTCCTCCGGCCTCAGCCTCGCCATGCGCGCGGACCGGCCGCTCACGGCGTGGAGCCGGCTTCAGGGCCGCATCGTCTGCGTGACCGAGGCCAATGCCCACGGCCTTGCCCTCGCGGTGCGGCTGGGGGCGCAGGTGCGGGTGCTGCGTGCTCCGGCGCAGGCGCTGATGTTAGTGCGCACTGGCGAATGCGACGCCGCCCTGCATGACCGGGCGCTGCTCGATCCTCTGTTCGGCAGGATGTCGTGGCGGAAATTCTCCGCCACCCTGCCGCCGGTGGAGCCGACGGATCTGGTGGTGGCCGTGGCGCCGGACGATCCTGGCCTTGCCGCGGCGGTGGAAGGCGCACTGCGTCCGCTTTCGAGCCCGCAGACCTGGCAGGCGCGGCGCGAGAAATGGGCTGCCACCGTATCATTCGAGGTCTATCGCGATCAGGTGGCGGCGGATTGCCATTGAGCCGACGACTGACCCGCGCGGCGGCCATCGCGGCGGGGCTTGTGGCGCTGGCCGGTCTTCTCCCCGCGCTGGCGCAAGAGCGCGCGCCGGATCTGCGCGCCGCCTATGCCGGCCCGCCGCAGACATGGCCGGAACCGTGGATCGATCCCGGCGTCGCCTTCGTGGAACTCGCCGCCGCGCCGTCGCCACCGCCGTCCTCCCCGGAGGCGGAACTGGGCGGGCGGCTGTTCCGCGATCCGCTGCTCTCGGCCGACGGCCGCGTCGCCTGCGCCTCCTGCCATGATCTGGCCCATGGCTTCAGCGTGCCGGAGGCGGTGGGGCGCGGCATCGGCGGGGTGGAGGGGCGACGCAATCCGCCGGCGCTGTTTGCCGTCGCCGGCCGTGCGCGCCTCGATTGGGACGGCGGCGGCGGGACCCTGTCCGCTCGCGTGCTCGCTCCTCTCACCGCCGCCGACGAAATGGGAAACGCCGGCCTCGTCCCGGTGATGGCGCGCCTGTCCGCCAGCGCTCATGCCGCCGCTTTCACGCGTCTTTTCGGGACGGAGGGCGCTTCCCCGCGCACGCTTGCAGCGGTGCTTTCCGCCTATCTGGAGACGCTGGATACGCCCACCCGATTCGACCGCTTCATGGCCGGCGACCGTGCCGCGCTGAGCGAAACGGAAGTGGCCGGCCTGCACCTGTTCCGCACGAGGGCGCGCTGCGCCAATTGCCATTTCGGCCCGCGCCTCACCGACGAGAAATTCCACAACCTGCGCCTCTCCTTCTTCGGCGAGCCGGCGCAGGACCTCGGCCGCTTCGCTGTCACCGGTGACGCGAACGATGCGGGACGCTTCCGCACGGCCTCCCTTCGGCACGTGAGCGAGAGCCCGCCCTTCATGCACAACGGCCTGTTCCCCACGCTGGAGGGGGTGGTGAACCTCTATGACCGGGGCGGCGGCGAAGTGTGGGCGCGCAATGCGCGGGAGGCCGCGCGCCCGCTGTACCGCGAGGCCGCCCGGCGCTCCCCGCACCTGCGCCCGCTGGACCTCACCACTGGGGAAAAGGCGGCGCTGGTGGCCTTCCTGAAGGCGCTGTAACGCCGATGCGGCTTGACAATCACATTATATCGATCTTTTTTATCAAAATAATTGACTAAAGGGTAAGCCATGTCCGTTCCTCCCCTCCGTATCGGCGTCTGGGCGCCTGTCCACGGGCCGCGCGCGGCGCTGCAGGATCCGGCCGAGCCGTTCAATGCATCGTGGGAGCACAATCGCGACACCGTGCTTCAGGCCGAGGCGCTGGGATATGACGCGACGCTGGTGGCCCAGCACACGGTGAACCCGCACCTGCCGGACCACGACCAGCTTGAGGCCTGGACCGCCTCCGCCGCGCTGGCGGCGCTCACCAGCCGCATCGAGATCATCGCCGCCATCAAACCCTATCTCTACCACCCGGTGGTGCTGGCGAAGATGGCGCTGCAGATCGAGAACATCTCGCGCGGGCGGTTCGCCTTCAATCTCGTCAATGCGTGGAACCGCGCGGAATTTGAGAAGGCCGGCATCCCCTTCGGCGAGCACGACGAACGCTATGCCTATGGCCGCGAGTGGATCACCGTGGTGGAGAAGCTCATCCGCGGCGAGAGCGTGACCCACACCGGCGAG belongs to Xanthobacter autotrophicus Py2 and includes:
- a CDS encoding Alkanesulfonate monooxygenase (PFAM: luciferase family protein~KEGG: mlo:mll4558 sulfonate monooxygenase), translated to MSHPVPLPATPASQSPDIFWFIPTHGDGAYLGSETRQRPPEFAYFREVAQAVDRLGFKGVLLPTGQSCEDSWITAAGLATATERLKFLVALRPGVTTPAFAARQAAALDRLSDGRLLLNVVVGGHPAELAADGIFLDHDARYAQADEFLKIWRDLVAGKTVDHSGKYYRVEHGRLDFPVVQQPHPPLWFGGSSEAGHEVAAEHTSVYLSWGEPPHILKDKLADVQARAARRGRKLKFGLRIHFIVRETGAEAWAAADRLISQVSDEQIESAQKRFKVEMDSVGQARMAALQPGDRNKLEIAPNLWAGIGLVRRGAGTALVGDPKSVAARIREYQEIGIETFIGSGYPHLEEAYRVAELLFPELGVDGRRRKVSDNIVNEFAVGSHLAERRRAAVS
- a CDS encoding Tetratricopeptide TPR_2 repeat protein (PFAM: TPR repeat-containing protein; Tetratricopeptide TPR_2 repeat protein~SMART: Tetratricopeptide domain protein~KEGG: mlo:mll1962 hypothetical protein) translates to MTGAGFRGAAFATMLLAALPAAAMDTAPSTDLPDLSQSRAAIYAGDYERALALLMPLTATVRHADLYNLIGFANRNLKRYDEAARWYKEALFYDPAHRPALEYQGELFIAVGDFRKAEKNLELIRLLCYPTGCEEADKLRDALRAAGRNPAS
- a CDS encoding ABC transporter related (PFAM: ABC transporter related~SMART: AAA ATPase~KEGG: pen:PSEEN3440 ABC transporter, ATP-binding protein), coding for MATPGHLEFRNVSKTYALPGRPLVNVLSHVSFDVEPGAFVTIVGPSGCGKSTLLRLVVGLDEDYRGDILLNGRRITGTSLTRGIVFQDHRLLPWLTLEQNIGLSLENSGWSAKEKAEAVAEHIALVGLSGFQKAYPHELSGGMAQRGAIARGLASRPEILLLDEPLGALDALTRVHLQAEIQRIWETEGTTMILVTHDVEEAVYLSHRVVVMSANPGRVVEDLTIDLPFPRDRADADFVALKRRILAAMGEDGGSRRDAA
- a CDS encoding binding-protein-dependent transport systems inner membrane component (PFAM: binding-protein-dependent transport systems inner membrane component~KEGG: bbr:BB1071 putative permease component of ABC transporter); this translates as MANTSDTIEAAAVEAGTVDRPAPRFAGGLFGARRPNLIGFILPFAILVLWQTAAANRWIDPVFLPAPITVVTAFWKMLTKQHLALDFLASIKIVGQAFLYGSVAAIVLGIAAGLSRKVEQFFGPTFDTIRHIPGIAWLPLIVLWLGIGAPAKVLVIAKSVFFPVFLNTLQGIRNVEKNYIELAKVLTLTRWQLVRKVILPAAMPSIMVSLRYAAGLAWALVVVAEGLSGLEGLGFLIFRAQGLLLTDQLLVCMVIIGLVGFAIDRSMYVAQKRVLKWKQGYDG
- a CDS encoding ABC-type nitrate/sulfonate/bicarbonate transport systems periplasmic components-like protein (KEGG: pau:PA14_19500 putative sulfonate binding protein) encodes the protein MPHQPSLAHAVRPGLISATLALALTLTPARAEEALPSINLQLTPWTVIAQEKGFFKDAFDKIGTTKVNLIASGAADLLGAEAAAVNGGAIAIAQRMIYPATVHRANGLDGVIIWASEPSNRYRAPILARADNDKINSVADLDGKKFGSSRISCYWSSPFEVTTKAGLPFDSRDKPGRIRYTSIDNAAVAISSVLSGATDATTAHLAAGAFAGAWLSGKLKVVGRSPDDGVYVNNAGRVTYFARRDFVNKYPQVVKAFLAARERTREWTSDHVDEAAEIVADKTRVPLEVAKFQITHAGEWEFMAGEPNADRARNAIKTFQAWYVENGDDILAERGLTSAQIDAFIDGRFFVGGQYSIYN
- a CDS encoding extracellular solute-binding protein family 3 (SMART: extracellular solute-binding protein family 3~KEGG: bbr:BB3027 putative substrate-binding protein): MSLILLPRRSAFRLLLGGVALAFLVAAALVAAGFAVVSAGARGPAPDFSSRPLRVGVGWLPPPDTPDMRLYVEEGFELDLAAALASALAAELRLVLVAPEAAEQALKAGEVDLVVTRAGAEDPLRRRARVVETGFSSGLSLAMRADRPLTAWSRLQGRIVCVTEANAHGLALAVRLGAQVRVLRAPAQALMLVRTGECDAALHDRALLDPLFGRMSWRKFSATLPPVEPTDLVVAVAPDDPGLAAAVEGALRPLSSPQTWQARREKWAATVSFEVYRDQVAADCH
- a CDS encoding Di-haem cytochrome c peroxidase (PFAM: Di-haem cytochrome c peroxidase~KEGG: pfl:PFL_3613 di-haem cytochrome c peroxidase family protein), with the translated sequence MPLSRRLTRAAAIAAGLVALAGLLPALAQERAPDLRAAYAGPPQTWPEPWIDPGVAFVELAAAPSPPPSSPEAELGGRLFRDPLLSADGRVACASCHDLAHGFSVPEAVGRGIGGVEGRRNPPALFAVAGRARLDWDGGGGTLSARVLAPLTAADEMGNAGLVPVMARLSASAHAAAFTRLFGTEGASPRTLAAVLSAYLETLDTPTRFDRFMAGDRAALSETEVAGLHLFRTRARCANCHFGPRLTDEKFHNLRLSFFGEPAQDLGRFAVTGDANDAGRFRTASLRHVSESPPFMHNGLFPTLEGVVNLYDRGGGEVWARNAREAARPLYREAARRSPHLRPLDLTTGEKAALVAFLKAL